In a single window of the Pseudomonas oryzihabitans genome:
- a CDS encoding Lrp/AsnC family transcriptional regulator translates to MDAATKLDRIDINILVQLQKDGRMTNVSLAEAVGLSPSPCLQRVKRLEAAGYISGYEAHVNLAKIANSVTVFTEVTLSDHKRADFVKFESFIRGVDEILECHLISGGYDYLLRFMCSSIGHYQELMESILDRNVGIEKYFSYIVIKSPVVKNALPLRSLIKAG, encoded by the coding sequence ATGGACGCCGCAACAAAACTGGATCGCATCGACATCAACATCCTGGTGCAGCTGCAGAAGGATGGCCGGATGACCAATGTCAGTCTCGCCGAAGCCGTGGGTCTTTCCCCCAGCCCCTGCCTGCAACGGGTCAAGCGCCTGGAGGCGGCCGGCTACATCAGTGGCTACGAGGCCCACGTCAACCTCGCCAAGATCGCCAACTCGGTGACGGTGTTCACCGAAGTCACCCTCTCCGACCACAAGCGCGCCGACTTCGTGAAGTTCGAGTCCTTCATCCGCGGGGTCGATGAGATCCTCGAATGCCACCTCATCAGTGGGGGCTACGACTACCTGCTGCGGTTCATGTGCAGCAGCATCGGTCACTACCAGGAATTGATGGAATCCATCCTCGACCGCAACGTCGGGATCGAGAAGTACTTCAGCTACATCGTCATCAAGTCGCCGGTGGTCAAGAACGCCCTGCCGCTGCGCAGCCTGATCAAGGCGGGCTAG
- a CDS encoding haloacid dehalogenase, which translates to MRITRYQAIGFSCYGTLVDREGGILEALRPLVAQAGLSTHPDWLLGSYHRLARELRQTAPTASQISLHLRIHQRLAQELQQEADLDASVAFGNATACWPVFEDAPGALQYLSKFYRLVLLASPDDGEAAAITARLPEVFAAVIPNRGGDLRLALDDTLEELGLVRGDLLPVRGSEPDDPWNPLVDFPLCTLRRDRSRPWNLSRQALDGTRCEYASLADLVHAHQTALRA; encoded by the coding sequence ATGAGAATCACGCGTTACCAGGCCATAGGCTTTTCCTGCTACGGCACCCTCGTCGACCGTGAAGGGGGCATCCTCGAAGCCCTGCGCCCCCTCGTGGCGCAGGCGGGGCTGAGCACCCATCCCGACTGGCTGCTCGGCAGCTATCACCGCCTGGCCCGCGAACTGCGCCAGACAGCACCCACTGCCAGTCAGATCAGTCTGCATCTGCGCATTCACCAGCGACTGGCGCAGGAGTTGCAACAGGAAGCAGACCTGGATGCCAGCGTGGCTTTTGGAAACGCCACGGCGTGCTGGCCGGTGTTCGAGGATGCTCCGGGCGCGCTGCAGTACCTGAGCAAGTTCTATCGATTGGTGTTGCTGGCCTCGCCCGATGACGGCGAGGCGGCAGCGATCACGGCGCGGTTGCCTGAGGTGTTCGCCGCCGTCATACCCAACCGGGGTGGCGATCTGCGCCTGGCGCTGGATGACACCCTGGAAGAACTTGGCCTGGTGCGTGGGGACTTGCTGCCGGTAAGAGGCAGCGAACCGGACGATCCCTGGAACCCCCTGGTGGATTTTCCGCTGTGTACCCTGCGCCGTGATCGCTCGCGGCCCTGGAACCTTTCGCGGCAGGCCCTGGATGGCACGCGGTGCGAGTACGCAAGTCTCGCCGATCTGGTACACGCCCACCAGACCGCCCTGCGTGCCTAG
- a CDS encoding NAD-dependent succinate-semialdehyde dehydrogenase, whose translation MPLHLDLQDPRLFKESAYVDGHWITADSGATFAVENPATGETIAQVAALEATETARAIAAAEAAWPAWRERPAAERAALLERWYALMLEHQNDLALLMTLEQGKPLGEARGEIAYGASFVKWFAEEARRAYGDILPAPARDRRVLVLRQPVGVAAAITPWNFPNAMITRKAAPALAAGCPVVIKPSDLTPLSALALAELADRAGFPPGVFNVLTGMPAGIGGELTRNPAVRKLSFTGSTRIGQLLLAQCAATVKRTSMELGGNAPFIIFDDADLDLAVAGVLQSKFRNAGQTCVCANRILVQDGIHDRFAERLAAEVAKFKVGNGLEAGVALGPLINRQAVDKVARHVDDALTQGAKALFGGLPGGRDQFVAPTVLTGATADMLLASEETFGPVAPLFRFRDEAEALTLANATPYGLAAYYYTQDLRRAWRVGEQLDFGMVALNTGTLSMEVAPFGGVKQSGLGREGSHLGLDEYLEVKAWHLGGLD comes from the coding sequence ATGCCGCTGCACCTCGATCTGCAAGACCCCCGCCTGTTCAAGGAATCCGCCTATGTCGACGGCCACTGGATAACCGCCGACAGCGGCGCCACCTTCGCCGTGGAAAACCCTGCCACCGGCGAGACCATCGCCCAGGTAGCGGCCCTGGAGGCTACGGAAACCGCCCGGGCCATCGCCGCGGCGGAAGCGGCCTGGCCAGCCTGGCGCGAGCGTCCGGCGGCCGAGCGCGCGGCGTTGCTGGAGCGCTGGTACGCCCTGATGCTGGAACACCAGAACGATCTGGCCCTGCTGATGACCCTGGAACAGGGCAAGCCGTTGGGCGAGGCCCGTGGCGAGATCGCCTATGGCGCCAGCTTCGTCAAATGGTTCGCCGAAGAAGCCCGGCGGGCCTATGGCGATATCCTGCCCGCCCCGGCGCGCGATCGCCGTGTGCTGGTGCTCAGGCAGCCGGTAGGTGTCGCCGCCGCCATTACCCCGTGGAACTTCCCGAACGCCATGATCACCCGCAAGGCCGCGCCGGCCCTCGCGGCCGGCTGCCCGGTGGTGATCAAGCCCTCGGACCTCACCCCGCTCTCGGCCCTGGCGCTCGCCGAACTGGCCGACCGCGCCGGCTTTCCGCCCGGCGTATTCAATGTGCTCACCGGGATGCCCGCCGGCATCGGCGGCGAACTGACCCGCAATCCAGCGGTGCGCAAGCTGTCCTTCACCGGCTCCACCCGCATCGGCCAGCTGCTGCTGGCGCAGTGCGCGGCCACGGTAAAGCGCACCAGCATGGAACTGGGCGGTAACGCCCCCTTCATCATCTTCGACGATGCCGACCTGGACCTGGCCGTCGCGGGGGTGTTGCAGAGCAAATTCCGCAACGCTGGCCAGACCTGCGTCTGCGCCAACCGCATCCTGGTACAGGACGGCATCCATGATCGCTTCGCCGAGCGCCTGGCTGCCGAGGTCGCCAAGTTTAAGGTGGGCAACGGCCTGGAGGCCGGGGTGGCGCTGGGTCCGCTGATCAATCGCCAGGCGGTGGACAAGGTGGCCCGCCACGTCGACGACGCCCTAACCCAGGGCGCCAAGGCCCTGTTCGGTGGCCTGCCCGGCGGCCGCGACCAGTTCGTCGCCCCCACGGTGCTGACCGGCGCCACGGCGGACATGCTGCTGGCCAGCGAGGAGACCTTCGGCCCGGTGGCGCCGCTGTTTCGCTTCCGCGACGAGGCCGAGGCCCTGACCCTGGCCAATGCCACGCCCTACGGCCTGGCCGCCTACTACTACACCCAGGATCTGCGCCGCGCCTGGCGGGTGGGCGAACAGCTGGATTTCGGCATGGTGGCGCTCAACACCGGCACCCTGTCGATGGAAGTCGCCCCCTTCGGCGGCGTGAAGCAGTCCGGACTGGGCCGCGAGGGTTCGCACCTGGGATTGGACGAGTACCTGGAGGTCAAGGCCTGGCACCTGGGCGGGCTCGACTGA